A single window of Polyodon spathula isolate WHYD16114869_AA chromosome 2, ASM1765450v1, whole genome shotgun sequence DNA harbors:
- the LOC121295645 gene encoding H/ACA ribonucleoprotein complex subunit 1-like, with protein sequence MSFRGGGGRGGGFSRGGGGGRGGFGGRGGFGGRGGGYGGRGGGGGFRQDYGPPEYVVGLGEFMHPCEDDIVCKCTAEENKVPYFNAPVYLENKEQIGKVDEIFGQLRCFYFSVKLSENMKASSFKKLQKFYIDPAKLLPLQRFLPRPPGEKGPPRGRGRGGRGGRGDWGGGGRGGRGGGFRGGRGGGGGFRGGFRGGRGGGGGGGGRGFRGGR encoded by the exons ATGTCTTTCCGAGGCGGCGGTGGAAGGGGAGGTGGCTTCAGTCGAGGTGGTGGTGGAGGCCGAGGTGGATTTGGTGGCCGAGGTGGATTTGGCGGCAGAGGAGGCGGCTATGGAGGCcggggtggtggtgggggcttCAGACAGGACTATGGGCCTCCAGAGTACGTAGTGG GATTAGGAGAGTTCATGCACCCCTGTGAAGATGACATTGTATGCAAGTGCACTGCAGAAGAGAACAAAGTTCCTTACTTCAATGCTCCAGTTTATTTGGAAAATAAGGAACAGATCGGAAAGGTGGACGAAATATTTGGACAGCTCAGGTGTTTT TACTTTTCAGTCAAACTCTCAGAAAATATGAAGGCGTCTTCATTCAAGAAATTACAGAAG TTCTATATAGACCCAGCGAAGTTGCTTCCCCTGCAGCGGTTCCTGCCTAGACCGCCGGGTGAGAAGGGTCCTCCAAGAGGCAGGGGGAGGGGTGGCAGAGGTGGCCGAGGAGACTGGGGTGGAGGCGGACGAGGGGGTCGTGGAG GTGGTTTCCGGGGTGGTCGAGGTGGTGGAGGAGGCTTTAGAGGAGGCTttagaggagggagaggaggaggaggaggaggaggtggccGAGGTTTCAGAG